A single Actinomadura algeriensis DNA region contains:
- the murJ gene encoding murein biosynthesis integral membrane protein MurJ has protein sequence MPAVAEETAVDMPAPGGTAPPSQTIVDGPPDGPGGGAPGGSSGGSSGGILKSGAIMALGTLASRVTGFLRTAVIVAALGTGLLANAYNTANTIPNQIYDLLLGGILTSIIVPLLVRAKERDRAAGEQYEQRVFTLAVIGLGALTLVSLLLAPVFIDVLGSSFTGDQRDVAILFARFFLPQIFFYGIGAFAGAILNARGSFGAPMWAPVLNNLVVIAVGGAFLAITAGPVDPSTISDDMLLLLAIGTTGGIVLQTIALWPSLRRVGFRWRPRLDFKKGELGEVARMAGWTLLYVALTQSALVVITALTNAAGNTAQEAGLGQGYGYTPYFNAYQLFQLPYAIVGVSVITALLPRMSRFAAEGKTADLRAAFSGGLRLSSVIIMPAAALMLVLGPEITTVLFAHGNSSSEDAMVIARIMQMFAIALVPFSTYQLMLRVFYAHGDTRTPALIGFVMVGCNIALAFTAYTVLDVKWIVVGIAAGLGIAYAAGAVTSWLVLRRKLDGMDGRRIVGGHLKLLVAVLPLGGFAYATHLAVDALVGAGSLLPALVTLVVGTAGGGALYLVTAKLLRVEEVQTMISTFARRLPGR, from the coding sequence GTGCCCGCAGTGGCGGAGGAAACCGCCGTCGACATGCCGGCTCCCGGCGGGACGGCACCGCCCTCGCAGACGATCGTGGACGGTCCGCCGGACGGGCCGGGCGGCGGCGCGCCGGGCGGCTCGTCCGGGGGCTCGTCCGGGGGGATCCTGAAGTCGGGCGCGATCATGGCGCTGGGCACCCTCGCGTCGCGCGTCACCGGGTTCCTGCGGACGGCGGTCATCGTCGCGGCGCTCGGCACGGGCCTGCTGGCGAACGCCTACAACACCGCCAACACGATCCCGAACCAGATCTACGACCTGCTGCTCGGCGGCATCCTGACGAGCATCATCGTGCCGCTGCTGGTGCGCGCGAAGGAGCGCGACCGGGCGGCCGGGGAGCAGTACGAGCAGCGGGTGTTCACCCTCGCGGTGATCGGGCTCGGCGCCCTGACGCTCGTGTCACTGCTGCTCGCGCCGGTGTTCATCGACGTCCTCGGCAGCAGCTTCACCGGCGACCAGCGCGACGTCGCGATCCTGTTCGCGCGGTTCTTCCTGCCGCAGATCTTCTTCTACGGCATCGGGGCGTTCGCGGGCGCGATCCTGAACGCGCGCGGCAGCTTCGGCGCGCCGATGTGGGCGCCGGTGCTGAACAACCTGGTCGTCATCGCGGTCGGCGGGGCGTTCCTGGCGATCACCGCGGGCCCGGTCGACCCGTCCACGATCTCCGACGACATGCTGCTCCTGCTGGCGATCGGCACCACCGGCGGCATCGTCCTGCAGACGATCGCGCTGTGGCCGTCGCTGCGCAGGGTGGGCTTCCGCTGGCGTCCCCGCCTGGACTTCAAGAAGGGGGAGCTCGGCGAGGTCGCGCGGATGGCGGGCTGGACGCTGCTGTACGTCGCGCTGACGCAGAGCGCGCTCGTCGTCATCACCGCGCTGACGAACGCCGCCGGGAACACCGCCCAGGAGGCGGGCCTCGGGCAGGGCTACGGATACACGCCCTACTTCAACGCCTACCAGCTGTTCCAGCTGCCGTACGCGATCGTCGGCGTCTCGGTGATCACGGCGCTGCTGCCGCGGATGAGCCGGTTCGCGGCGGAGGGCAAGACGGCGGACCTGCGCGCCGCGTTCTCCGGCGGGCTGCGCCTCTCGTCGGTGATCATCATGCCGGCGGCCGCGCTGATGCTGGTGCTCGGCCCGGAGATCACCACGGTGCTGTTCGCGCATGGCAACTCCTCGTCCGAGGACGCCATGGTCATCGCGCGGATCATGCAGATGTTCGCGATCGCGCTCGTGCCGTTCTCCACCTACCAGCTGATGCTGCGGGTGTTCTACGCGCACGGCGACACGCGGACGCCCGCGCTGATCGGGTTCGTGATGGTCGGCTGCAACATCGCGCTCGCGTTCACCGCCTACACCGTCCTGGACGTCAAGTGGATCGTGGTCGGCATCGCGGCCGGGCTCGGGATCGCGTACGCGGCCGGTGCGGTGACGTCCTGGCTGGTGCTGCGCCGCAAGCTCGACGGGATGGACGGGCGGCGCATCGTCGGCGGGCACCTGAAGCTGCTCGTGGCGGTGCTTCCGCTCGGCGGGTTCGCGTACGCCACGCACCTCGCCGTGGACGCCCTGGTCGGCGCGGGTTCGCTGCTTCCCGCGCTGGTGACGCTGGTCGTCGGTACCGCGGGCGGCGGGGCGCTCTACCTGGTGACCGCCAAGCTGCTGCGGGTCGAGGAGGTGCAGACGATGATCTCCACGTTCGCCCGTCGGCTGCCTGGACGCTGA
- a CDS encoding protein kinase family protein, with product MSTSMIEPGNRLAGRYRLEKRIKDSGGSTLWKAVDEILARAVAVRTFDPEFVRIGEVVTSARSASRLTDPRLTQVFDADDSGESAYVVSEWVVGETLEGMLAKAPLEPGRAATLLYEASEAMAAAHAAGLSHLCLAPGDLVWTTGGTVKLLGIATDAVLRDRTSDDPAAEDVRGLGRLLYAALTAHWPGSADAPGSSTVLPAAPMTDGVPHPPRQVQAGISYAVDAIVCRCLGIEQGTGGTGEPIATPAELTKALRGVPRTPLPLFAGLGNSQPPPRRPAQKPSAPPHQPHTPHHTHQPNRADQGRRAPAPPPPRRAPAPDATAQLPPRQHGHDVSQPTRPARHTSSGHRTGAGGGARKPANRALMGIAAAAITVIVGVGAWALTSNGGGGEGGNGGATGGVTDPAQQSNSPAPAPSALTAVGIDATEKPRGNHPDPSIRKNLETLKDGSPSGEWETQTYADADFGKFTDGLGATLDMGKSVKVSSVKVACPVHGGTLQVKVGGSPSPDAMKAIGQQPCNGGELTFTANPQADGQYVLAWFTQLPTPYKGKLGEITVYGN from the coding sequence TTGAGCACGTCGATGATCGAGCCCGGTAATCGTCTCGCCGGTCGCTACCGGCTTGAGAAGCGCATCAAGGACTCTGGCGGCTCCACGCTGTGGAAGGCCGTCGACGAGATCCTCGCGCGGGCCGTCGCGGTCCGCACCTTCGACCCCGAGTTCGTCCGGATCGGCGAGGTCGTCACCTCCGCCCGGTCCGCCAGCCGGCTCACCGACCCCCGGCTGACCCAGGTGTTCGACGCCGACGACAGCGGCGAGAGCGCCTACGTGGTCAGCGAGTGGGTCGTCGGGGAGACGCTGGAGGGCATGCTCGCCAAGGCGCCGCTGGAGCCCGGCCGCGCCGCGACCCTGCTGTACGAGGCGTCCGAGGCGATGGCCGCCGCGCACGCAGCCGGGCTGTCGCACCTGTGCCTGGCGCCCGGTGACCTCGTCTGGACGACCGGCGGCACCGTCAAGCTGCTCGGCATCGCCACCGACGCCGTGCTGCGCGACCGCACCAGCGACGACCCGGCCGCCGAGGACGTCCGCGGGCTCGGCCGGCTGCTGTACGCGGCGCTCACCGCGCACTGGCCCGGCTCCGCCGACGCGCCCGGCTCCTCCACCGTGCTGCCAGCCGCCCCCATGACGGACGGCGTCCCGCACCCGCCCCGGCAGGTGCAGGCCGGCATCTCGTACGCGGTCGACGCGATCGTGTGCCGCTGCCTCGGCATCGAGCAGGGGACGGGTGGCACGGGCGAGCCGATCGCGACGCCCGCCGAGCTGACGAAGGCGCTGCGGGGCGTGCCGCGCACGCCGCTGCCGCTGTTCGCGGGGCTCGGGAACTCGCAGCCGCCGCCGCGCCGGCCCGCCCAGAAGCCGTCCGCTCCGCCGCACCAGCCGCACACTCCGCACCACACGCACCAGCCGAACCGGGCCGACCAGGGGCGCCGCGCCCCGGCGCCCCCGCCGCCACGGCGGGCCCCGGCCCCGGACGCGACGGCCCAGCTGCCGCCGCGGCAGCACGGCCACGACGTCTCGCAGCCGACGCGTCCCGCACGGCACACGTCGTCCGGCCACCGGACGGGCGCGGGCGGCGGCGCCCGCAAGCCCGCGAACCGCGCGCTCATGGGCATCGCGGCCGCCGCGATCACCGTGATCGTCGGCGTCGGCGCGTGGGCGCTGACGAGCAACGGCGGCGGGGGCGAAGGCGGAAACGGCGGCGCGACCGGCGGCGTCACCGACCCGGCGCAGCAGTCGAACAGTCCCGCACCGGCCCCGAGCGCGCTGACCGCGGTCGGGATCGACGCGACCGAGAAACCGCGCGGCAACCACCCCGACCCGTCGATCCGTAAGAACCTCGAGACGCTGAAGGACGGCAGCCCGTCCGGCGAGTGGGAGACCCAGACCTACGCCGACGCCGACTTCGGCAAGTTCACCGACGGTCTCGGCGCGACGCTCGACATGGGGAAGTCCGTCAAGGTCTCCAGCGTCAAGGTCGCCTGCCCGGTGCACGGCGGCACCCTCCAGGTGAAGGTGGGGGGCAGCCCGTCTCCGGACGCGATGAAAGCGATCGGGCAGCAGCCGTGCAACGGCGGTGAGCTGACGTTCACCGCGAACCCGCAGGCCGACGGCCAGTACGTGCTGGCCTGGTTCACCCAACTACCGACTCCGTACAAGGGCAAGCTCGGCGAGATCACCGTCTACGGAAATTGA
- the sigM gene encoding RNA polymerase sigma factor SigM, with the protein MASVSMRPVDEVPDKELLARHAQGDPHAFSVLVQRHRDRMWAVALRTVGDPEEAADALQDACLSAFRAAGRFRGDAAVTTWLHRIVVNACLDRIRRKSVRPATPMGDDATFDSVAPKMPDPTDAHGVSLDVRTALLELPFEQRAALVLVDMMGYSVDDAARVLEVPPGTIKSRCARGRARLAPLLRHHRNRRDSKNVGGVEGGGMPK; encoded by the coding sequence ATGGCGTCGGTGAGCATGCGTCCCGTCGACGAGGTTCCCGACAAGGAACTGCTGGCACGGCACGCACAGGGGGACCCGCACGCCTTCTCCGTGCTGGTGCAGCGGCACCGCGACCGGATGTGGGCCGTCGCGCTGCGCACCGTCGGCGACCCCGAGGAGGCCGCGGACGCCCTGCAGGACGCGTGCCTGTCGGCGTTCCGCGCCGCCGGACGGTTCCGCGGGGACGCCGCCGTCACCACCTGGCTGCACCGGATCGTCGTGAACGCGTGCCTCGACCGGATCCGCCGCAAGTCCGTCCGGCCCGCCACCCCGATGGGCGACGACGCGACGTTCGACTCCGTCGCGCCGAAGATGCCCGACCCGACCGACGCGCACGGCGTCTCCCTCGACGTCCGCACCGCGCTCCTCGAACTGCCGTTCGAGCAGCGTGCGGCGCTCGTCCTGGTCGACATGATGGGCTACTCGGTCGACGACGCGGCGCGCGTCCTGGAGGTCCCGCCGGGGACGATCAAGAGCCGCTGCGCCCGGGGCAGGGCGCGGCTCGCGCCGCTCCTTCGGCACCACCGGAACCGACGCGACTCGAAAAACGTCGGAGGTGTGGAAGGAGGTGGCATGCCCAAGTGA
- a CDS encoding anti-sigma factor family protein: protein MNPAHVDYEALADLAEGLLEDDQAASVNAHLETCAECRDRSADLADVSRILAEAPVPSMPAQLAERIDTALAEESLNNATVVSLEQRRGRRHWRILSAAAATVVVLGGAGLVGGITLDEMSGDHGRAATPAHDPADASGESGAQGAAPPTGAPTPQIKGAPAFSVLHSGTGYRADSLTEQVDDLAGRADDLPAAPPGDRLADCVDGVTGGRAPDLVDEAKYEGRQATVIAMRGGGAEAWRVWVVGPECTTRNHHLIKRIGD, encoded by the coding sequence GTGAACCCCGCACATGTGGACTACGAGGCTCTCGCCGACCTGGCCGAGGGACTACTCGAAGACGATCAAGCCGCCTCCGTCAACGCGCACCTGGAAACCTGCGCCGAATGCCGGGACCGATCCGCCGACCTTGCGGACGTCTCCCGGATCCTGGCGGAGGCACCCGTCCCGTCCATGCCCGCCCAGCTGGCCGAGCGCATCGACACCGCACTCGCGGAGGAGTCGCTCAACAACGCCACCGTGGTGAGCCTGGAGCAGCGACGTGGGAGGCGGCATTGGCGGATCCTGTCGGCGGCGGCGGCGACGGTCGTCGTGCTCGGTGGCGCCGGGCTGGTGGGCGGCATCACCCTGGACGAGATGAGCGGCGACCACGGCAGGGCGGCGACCCCCGCCCACGACCCGGCCGACGCGTCGGGTGAGTCGGGCGCGCAGGGCGCCGCGCCGCCCACCGGGGCACCGACCCCGCAGATCAAGGGCGCACCGGCGTTCTCCGTCCTGCACAGCGGCACCGGCTACCGCGCGGACTCCCTGACCGAGCAGGTCGACGACCTGGCCGGACGCGCCGACGACCTGCCGGCCGCGCCGCCGGGCGACCGGCTGGCCGACTGCGTGGACGGCGTCACCGGGGGGCGGGCGCCCGACCTGGTCGACGAGGCGAAGTACGAGGGCCGGCAGGCCACCGTCATCGCGATGCGCGGCGGCGGCGCCGAGGCATGGAGGGTCTGGGTCGTCGGTCCGGAGTGCACCACCCGGAACCATCACTTGATCAAGCGCATCGGCGACTGA
- a CDS encoding dienelactone hydrolase family protein — protein MARILLFHSIYGLRPAVHGAAERFRAAGHDVHVPDLYDGRVVDSLDEGREINEEIGRDELLRRAIAAAAPLTEPGGLVYAGFSLGAAIAQTLALADEKAGGLLLMHGTSDLPEDASTEVPVQLHVADPDTFEPVDWLNAWYLQMRRAGADVEVFRYRGAGHLFTDPDLPDHDAEAAERAWAIALDFVASL, from the coding sequence ATGGCACGCATTCTCCTCTTCCACTCCATCTACGGTCTCCGACCGGCCGTGCACGGTGCGGCGGAACGCTTCCGCGCCGCCGGGCACGACGTCCACGTCCCGGACCTGTACGACGGGCGTGTCGTCGACTCGCTGGACGAGGGCCGGGAGATCAACGAGGAGATCGGACGGGACGAGCTGCTGCGGCGGGCGATCGCGGCGGCGGCGCCGCTGACGGAACCGGGCGGGCTCGTCTACGCGGGGTTCTCCCTCGGCGCCGCGATCGCGCAGACCCTCGCGCTCGCGGACGAGAAGGCGGGCGGGTTGCTGCTGATGCACGGCACGTCCGACTTGCCGGAGGACGCGTCGACGGAGGTGCCGGTGCAGTTGCACGTCGCCGACCCGGACACGTTCGAGCCCGTCGACTGGTTGAACGCCTGGTACCTGCAAATGCGCAGGGCGGGCGCGGACGTCGAGGTCTTCCGGTACCGGGGCGCCGGGCACCTGTTCACCGACCCCGACCTGCCCGACCACGACGCCGAGGCCGCCGAACGGGCGTGGGCGATCGCGCTCGACTTCGTCGCGTCGCTCTGA
- the trxB gene encoding thioredoxin-disulfide reductase, with protein sequence MSDVRNVIIIGSGPAGYTAAVYAARGDLKPLVFEGSVTAGGALMNTTDVENFPGFPDGIMGPDLMDNLRKQAERFGAELITDDVTEVDLNADPKIVKVGDDVYRARTVIVATGSGYRELGLPDEQRLSGRGVSWCATCDGFFFREQDIAVVGGGDTAMEEAIFLTKFARTVTVVHRRGELRASKIMQDRAFANEKIRFQWDSEVTAIHGDDRVNGVTLRNVKTGEENRLDITGLFIAIGHDPRSELFAGQLETDPDGYLLVDAPTTKTKVPGVFACGDVVDHVYRQAITAAGTGCSAAIDAERWLQDRDAAETVPQA encoded by the coding sequence GTGAGCGACGTCCGTAACGTCATCATCATCGGCTCCGGCCCCGCGGGCTACACCGCCGCCGTCTACGCGGCCCGCGGCGACCTGAAGCCGCTCGTGTTCGAAGGGTCGGTCACCGCCGGCGGCGCCCTGATGAACACCACCGACGTGGAGAACTTTCCCGGGTTCCCCGACGGCATCATGGGCCCGGACCTGATGGACAACCTGCGCAAGCAGGCGGAGCGGTTCGGCGCCGAACTGATCACCGACGACGTCACCGAGGTCGACCTGAACGCCGACCCGAAGATCGTCAAGGTGGGCGACGACGTGTACCGCGCCCGCACCGTGATCGTCGCGACCGGCTCCGGCTACCGCGAGCTGGGCCTGCCCGACGAGCAGCGGCTCTCCGGCCGCGGCGTCTCCTGGTGCGCGACCTGCGACGGCTTCTTCTTCCGCGAGCAGGACATCGCCGTCGTCGGCGGCGGCGACACCGCGATGGAGGAGGCGATCTTCCTCACCAAGTTCGCCCGCACGGTCACCGTGGTGCACCGCCGCGGCGAGCTGCGCGCGTCCAAGATCATGCAGGATCGGGCGTTCGCCAACGAGAAGATCCGGTTCCAGTGGGACAGCGAGGTCACGGCGATCCACGGCGACGACCGCGTGAACGGCGTGACCCTCCGCAACGTCAAGACCGGCGAGGAGAACCGCCTCGACATCACCGGCCTGTTCATCGCGATCGGGCACGACCCGCGCAGCGAACTGTTCGCCGGCCAGCTCGAGACCGACCCGGACGGCTACCTGCTCGTCGACGCGCCCACCACGAAGACGAAGGTCCCCGGTGTGTTCGCGTGCGGCGACGTGGTCGACCACGTCTACCGTCAGGCCATCACCGCCGCCGGCACCGGCTGCTCGGCCGCCATCGACGCCGAGCGCTGGCTGCAGGATCGCGACGCGGCGGAGACCGTCCCGCAGGCCTGA
- the trxA gene encoding thioredoxin, which yields MKAVTDADFASEVLDNDKTVLVDFWAEWCGPCRMVSPILEEIAKEHGDSIEIVKLNIDENPQIPAQYGVLQIPTMNVYQGGEVVKQIMGAKPKAALLRDLAEFIGAKS from the coding sequence ATGAAAGCCGTGACCGACGCCGACTTCGCGTCCGAGGTCCTCGACAACGACAAGACCGTCCTCGTCGACTTCTGGGCCGAGTGGTGCGGCCCGTGCCGGATGGTCTCGCCCATCCTCGAGGAGATCGCCAAGGAACACGGCGACAGCATCGAGATCGTCAAGCTCAACATCGACGAGAACCCGCAGATCCCGGCGCAGTACGGCGTCCTGCAGATCCCGACGATGAACGTCTACCAGGGCGGCGAGGTCGTCAAGCAGATCATGGGCGCCAAGCCGAAGGCCGCGCTGCTGCGCGACCTGGCGGAGTTCATCGGCGCCAAGTCCTGA